A region of the Acetoanaerobium noterae genome:
TCCTCTAAGTAATGTTGAAGCAACGAAACCTGTTAAATCTCCTACTACTCCTCCACCAAGAGCTATTATCAAATCACTTCTAGTTATATTATATTCTATAAGTTGAGTTGCTAAATTTTCATAATTTGAAATAGATTTGCTTTTTTCTCCTGCAGAAATAGTAAAAATACAACTTTTTATATTTAGATTTTCTAACGAAGCTTTTAGTTCATTCGCATATAAAGGACCTACATTGCTATCTGTAATAATTGCAACTTTTTCTCCTCGTAAAAGCTGTTTTATATATGATGCCCAATTTGTCTTCAAGCCATGTTCTATATATATAGGGTAAGAATCCTTGCTAGTTTTAACATTGATGATTTTTGTCATGCTCTTAGTCCTTTCAACTTTTTATTGTTTTGCTGTCTAGTATTTTTACTGATAATATCTGAGACATCTTATAGCCTTTATTTGTCTTAGCTACTCTGTATATATTTTCAAATTCCTTATATTCCAGTGGTTGATTACCTTTTTGGATATAAAATTTTTCATTTACTACCACTCTAAAATCTCCGTTGTCAAACTCACTCATGGAGTTTATTTTATATGATATAAGACGTTCCTTTATTCCTCTTTCTGAGTATGACTTTACAGTTGATTTCTGAACTGTACATATCTTACTGCCTGGAAGAATATCCGATGATACCAGCGAAAAATCTCCTGAATTTATGGCACTCACAAAATTATTCTGATAGCTATGTATTAGTTTTTCTACTTGAGTTTTCTTATGCTGGTTTAAAAATTTATTATGATTTTGGTTGTGCATCTTCGGTTGATAAAAAATCTTTGTCGCTGTATATGAATCTGCATATGATATTATTCCAAAATTAGATAAAAAAAGTGTAAAAATAAGCATTCCAGTCAATAATTTTATCTTCATATATAAACACCTCTTCATTATAATAGTAGCTTAAAAGTTCAATAGGTAAAATTTTCAATTA
Encoded here:
- a CDS encoding TcaA NTF2-like domain-containing protein, with product MKIKLLTGMLIFTLFLSNFGIISYADSYTATKIFYQPKMHNQNHNKFLNQHKKTQVEKLIHSYQNNFVSAINSGDFSLVSSDILPGSKICTVQKSTVKSYSERGIKERLISYKINSMSEFDNGDFRVVVNEKFYIQKGNQPLEYKEFENIYRVAKTNKGYKMSQILSVKILDSKTIKS